AGCCCCATGTCGAACGCCGCGGTGAACATCGCCATCGTCATCGCCATCCCGCCGGTGTCCTCCCGCACCCGGTCGAGCACCAGCGCGGAGAGGGCGGGGAACAGGAGCCCGTGTCCCGCCCCCGAAGCCGCCCCCACCAAGGCAAGGCCCAATCCTCCGTCCACCGCGGGGATCAGGAGGTTCCCCACGCACAGGAGCAGGAGCGACCACAGGGAGACCCACTCCCTGGGCAGCCGGTCGAGGAGCCTGCGGCCCAGCGTCCGCGTGGCGATCACCGTCAGGGCGTACACGAAGACGAAGGAGCCGAGGGATCCCGACTTCCGGACGACGAGGTAGACGGGGAGGAAGGTGAAGATCGAGCCGTACGCCATCCCGAAGAGGAACCCGGCCGCGTTCGGGACGAAGAACGGGCGGGTGAGGAAGACCTTCAGGGAGCCCAGGGTCGGATGCTCCCGGGATTCGGGTTCCCTCATGAAGAAGGGGATCAGCCCGGAGAGGACGACCACCCCGATCCCCGCGGCGAACATGCCGTGGAAGCCGTACCGCGCGATCGTCCATTCGCCGATCCACCCCCCCACGGAGATGGGGAGAAAGAAGGAGAGCCCGAAGATCCCGAGCGCCTCCGCGCGCCGGTCGGCGGGGGCGATCGCGGCGATGTACCCGTACGCGGCGGTCGCGACCATGGAAAACGACGCTCCCTGGGCGATGCGGATGGCGTACAGCGCCGCGCCGGGCTCCTCGACGAAGAGCCACGGGACGGTGGATGCCCCTGCCAACATCGCGCCGAGCGACAGGAACGTCCGGCGGAGCTTCCGCCCGACGACCATTCCGAACCCGGGCTTGAGCGCCACGCCGACCAGGGTCCCGATGGCCATCAGGACGCCGATCTCCCCCTCGCGGATCCCGAGACGGTACAGGTACGCCGGGAGGAAGATGAAGAT
Above is a genomic segment from Deltaproteobacteria bacterium containing:
- a CDS encoding MFS transporter — protein: MSTPTPLYSRDYVLLNAANLTFSLYTTIFIFLPAYLYRLGIREGEIGVLMAIGTLVGVALKPGFGMVVGRKLRRTFLSLGAMLAGASTVPWLFVEEPGAALYAIRIAQGASFSMVATAAYGYIAAIAPADRRAEALGIFGLSFFLPISVGGWIGEWTIARYGFHGMFAAGIGVVVLSGLIPFFMREPESREHPTLGSLKVFLTRPFFVPNAAGFLFGMAYGSIFTFLPVYLVVRKSGSLGSFVFVYALTVIATRTLGRRLLDRLPREWVSLWSLLLLCVGNLLIPAVDGGLGLALVGAASGAGHGLLFPALSALVLDRVREDTGGMAMTMAMFTAAFDMGL